One genomic region from Podarcis raffonei isolate rPodRaf1 chromosome Z, rPodRaf1.pri, whole genome shotgun sequence encodes:
- the LOC128406898 gene encoding sentrin-specific protease 6-like: protein MPKRKKKRSENVQNAPCSATVEQASCHPGTNAKTTVVKTAAQRKQCPPKIKKTRSTVCPRTTKAPEDNWRGATASKLNDQTSIFSGGEEKDKAGSSNRTEKSRKASRKRPHDKCVLKAQVKHRKALSKKTDAEPLHQKSYQRYKLDCGKIIVGALKRTLVETVTVSFNSIKINLEKGPRGIRLKAAEITKWTYGFARNQFVSFLRTTAAAYQKLESQMKGNRKEANVWKCRNATNPKEREIILIVDFCYDPDTFSIIEAMISNIGDTNNIPDFCVKMTSKKVNSVLEAFQKPLEGTSRRKKTKLIPKSKRQLQNKTQYQVLDDSDESESDSTQRIVYPPPPALGGIAVTNKDLQCLDEGEYLNDAIIDFYLKYLVLEKLKKEDAERTHVFSCFFYTFLSEKESRNFPETSQLTIEQQWQRRVKGWTQDVDIFEKDFVFVPINEDEHWVLAVICFPGLMQPVYERNPYSKKVKFSAICKQPCILLMNSFRGPFPSHIFQILQEWLELEWEVRRGTKRSFSEHVVRCLYLEVPQQNNNSDCGIYVLQYAESFFETPILSFDTPMNLTDWFPDSRVENKREEIRNLILSLQ, encoded by the coding sequence ATGCCGAAacgaaagaagaaaagaagtgaAAATGTTCAGAATGCTCCTTGCTCTGCAACAGTAGAACAGGCCAGCTGTCATCCTGGCACTAACGCAAAAACAACTGTTGTGAAAACAGCAGCGCAAAGAAAACAATGTCCTCCTAAGATTAAGAAGACCCGCTCCACAGTTTGCCCACGCACTACAAAAGCACCAGAAGACAACTGGAGGGGGGCAACTGCATCCAAACTAAATGATCAGACCTCCATATTCAGTGGTGGTGAAGAGAAAGATAAGGCTGGCAGCAGTAACAGAACTGAAAAATCAAGAAAAGCTAGCAGGAAAAGACCACATGACAAATGTGTGTTGAAGGCTCAAGTAAAGCATCGCAAAGCTCTCTCCAAAAAAACAGATGCTGAACCTTTACATCAGAAGTCCTACCAACGTTATAAGCTGGATTGTGGAAAGATAATAGTAGGAGCCCTAAAAAGAACACTGGTGGAGACTGTAACTGTTTCTTTCAATTCTATCAAGATAAACCTGGAAAAGGGCCCTAGGGGTATTCGTTTAAAGGCAGCTGAAATTACCAAGTGGACATATGGATTTGCACGCAACCAATTTGTATCTTTCCTGCGAACTACAGCTGCTGCCTATCAAAAACTGGAATCCCAAATGAAGGGGAACAGGAAGGAAGCTAATGTCTGGAAATGTCGTAATGCCACAAATCCTAAAGAACGAGAAATCATTTTAATTGTTGATTTCTGCTATGATCCTGATACATTTTCAATAATTGAAGCAATGATCTCTAATATTGGTGATACGAACAACATTCCTGATTTCTGTGTGAAAATGACGTCTAAAAAAGTAAATAGTGTGCTTGAGGCCTTTCAAAAACCCCTTGAAGGCACCTctagaagaaaaaaaacaaaacttatcCCGAAATCCAAAAGGCAGCTGCAGAATAAAACACAGTACCAGGTCCTTGATGACAGTGATGAATCTGAGTCAGACTCTACACAGAGAATCGTTTatcccccacctcctgcactgGGAGGTATTGCTGTGACCAATAAGGATCTTCAGTGCTTAGATGAAGGGGAATATTTAAACGACgcaatcattgatttttatttgaAATATCTGGTgcttgaaaaattgaaaaaagaagATGCTGAAAGAACTCATGTGTTCAGTTGCTTTTTTTACACATTCCTTAGTGAGAAGGAGAGTAGAAATTTTCCAGAGACCTCACAACTCACAATTGAGCAGCAATGGCAAAGGCGAGTGAAAGGATGGACACAAGATGTTGATATCTTTGAaaaagattttgtttttgttcccaTCAATGAAGATGAGCATTGGGTCTTAGCTGTTATCTGTTTCCCAGGCTTAATGCAGCCTGTATACGAGCGCAATCCATACTCTAAGAAAGTTAAATTTTCTGCTATTTGCAAACAGCCTTGTATTCTGCTCATGAATTCATTTAGGGGCCCCTTCCCATCACATATTTTCCAAATACTTCAGGAATGGCTGGAGTTAGAGTGGGAAGTCAGGAGAGGTACCAAAAGAAGTTTCTCTGAACATGTTGTGAGATGTTTATACCTAGAAGTGccacaacaaaacaacaatagcGATTGCGGAATTTATGTGCTACAATATGCGGAGAGCTTTTTTGAGACTCCCATTCTAAGCTTCGACACACCAATGAATTTAACAGACTGGTTTCCTGACTCAAGAGTGGAAAATAAGCGAGAAGAAATACGAAACTTAATCCTCAGTCTGCAATag